From Micromonospora sp. NBC_01699, a single genomic window includes:
- a CDS encoding glycerophosphodiester phosphodiesterase, translated as MTVLPASSPLRGAATGLAGTRTRAVALLAVLAVTGGALVVGTASTPAAAEPGDVVVSENFSSGSLPAGWRVVDGAWKVENGRLYGTSASSADNNKITFGRHLNDFRFEATMRFETVSAATRWASLGLDVPADGATPWWIATMRSGTNAANGLEFAQRTTANTWVVPNTAAAPYAAGTGRDIRVAVEVHGNQARWIFDGREAMRTNSLVRSADGGQALFVNGATVSYDDVTVTELPPNGYIRPEGSPFTVIAHRGASAAAPENTLVAQEIARKGGADWIENDVQPSKDGIPFILHDGTVDRTTDGTGNIRDLTAAQIKALDAGSWFGPQYVGERVPTLAEQLADLRTRGGSLLLEIKGRHTLDEVATIVKVIRDEQMTSRVFVQSFEVDALRYTYQLAPELPLGLLRTSLDADPVAISKELHLTAYNPDGNVLLAKPEIIAPLHAAGVAVMAWTMDSAGLWQRLERIGTDAIITNRTAELVGWNSAFMQRASGDPTVEITSPVDGARLDRAQSPVIAVAATNADTVTVTVDGKKSAAGRKLDLAKLTAGRHTIGTEVTGPEGTATATSTFTVTVSQAGLGYLILTSAADPAAIGTMTAKLVDGRYAELAAYADRQAGKLVPAEVASVIAADARTLALR; from the coding sequence ATGACTGTCCTTCCTGCATCATCACCGTTGCGCGGTGCCGCGACGGGGCTCGCCGGTACGCGTACCCGTGCCGTTGCCCTGCTCGCGGTGCTCGCCGTCACCGGCGGTGCCCTCGTGGTCGGCACCGCCTCGACGCCGGCCGCGGCCGAACCGGGCGACGTCGTCGTCTCGGAGAACTTCTCCTCGGGGTCCCTGCCCGCCGGCTGGCGCGTGGTCGACGGCGCCTGGAAGGTGGAGAACGGCCGGCTGTACGGCACCTCCGCCAGCTCGGCCGACAACAACAAGATCACCTTTGGTCGGCACCTGAACGACTTCCGGTTCGAGGCCACCATGCGCTTCGAAACGGTCTCCGCCGCCACCCGCTGGGCCTCACTCGGCCTCGACGTCCCGGCCGACGGCGCCACCCCGTGGTGGATCGCCACCATGCGCAGCGGCACCAACGCCGCCAACGGGCTCGAATTCGCCCAGCGGACCACCGCGAACACCTGGGTCGTCCCGAACACCGCCGCCGCCCCGTACGCGGCCGGCACCGGTCGGGACATCCGGGTCGCGGTCGAGGTGCACGGCAACCAGGCCCGCTGGATCTTCGACGGACGGGAAGCGATGCGCACCAACAGCCTGGTCCGTTCCGCCGACGGTGGGCAGGCACTTTTCGTCAACGGCGCCACCGTCTCGTACGACGACGTCACCGTGACCGAGCTGCCGCCCAACGGCTACATCCGCCCCGAGGGCAGCCCGTTCACGGTCATCGCCCACCGGGGCGCGTCGGCCGCCGCGCCGGAGAACACCCTGGTCGCCCAAGAGATCGCCCGCAAGGGCGGGGCCGACTGGATCGAGAACGACGTCCAGCCGAGCAAGGACGGGATTCCGTTCATCCTGCACGACGGCACCGTCGACCGGACCACCGACGGCACCGGCAACATCCGGGACCTGACCGCCGCCCAGATCAAGGCGCTGGACGCCGGCTCCTGGTTCGGCCCGCAGTACGTCGGCGAGCGGGTGCCGACCCTCGCCGAGCAGCTCGCCGACCTGCGTACGCGCGGCGGCAGCCTGCTGCTGGAGATCAAGGGCAGGCACACGCTGGACGAGGTCGCCACGATCGTCAAGGTGATCCGGGACGAGCAGATGACCAGCCGGGTCTTCGTCCAGAGCTTCGAGGTCGACGCGCTGAGGTACACCTACCAGCTCGCCCCCGAACTCCCGCTCGGCCTGCTGCGCACCAGCCTCGACGCCGACCCGGTGGCGATCTCGAAGGAACTGCACCTGACCGCGTACAACCCGGACGGCAACGTGCTGCTCGCCAAGCCGGAGATCATCGCCCCGCTGCACGCCGCCGGGGTCGCCGTGATGGCGTGGACGATGGACTCCGCCGGCCTGTGGCAGCGGCTGGAGCGCATCGGCACCGACGCGATCATCACCAACCGGACGGCCGAACTGGTCGGCTGGAACTCCGCGTTCATGCAGCGGGCCTCCGGTGACCCGACCGTCGAGATCACCTCGCCGGTCGACGGTGCGCGGCTCGACCGGGCGCAGTCGCCGGTGATCGCGGTGGCCGCGACCAACGCCGACACCGTGACCGTCACCGTCGACGGCAAGAAGTCGGCCGCCGGCCGCAAGCTCGACCTCGCCAAGCTGACCGCCGGCCGGCACACCATCGGCACCGAGGTCACCGGGCCCGAGGGCACCGCGACCGCGACCAGCACCTTCACCGTGACGGTGAGCCAGGCCGGTCTCGGCTACCTCATCCTCACCTCGGCCGCCGACCCGGCCGCGATCGGCACGATGACCGCCAAGCTGGTCGACGGCAGGTACGCCGAACTCGCCGCCTACGCCGACCGGCAGGCCGGCAAGCTCGTCCCGGCCGAGGTGGCCAGCGTGATCGCCGCCGACGCCCGCACCCTCGCCCTGCGGTAG
- a CDS encoding acetolactate synthase large subunit: MNGAEAVLRTLAGSGIEVCFANPGTTELHLVRALDTVPEVRPVLGLFEGVVTGAADGYARMAGRPAATLLHLGPGLGHGMANLHNTRRANSPMVNIVGDHPSRHRVQDPPLESDIAAVAGTLRGPVRRPENPAGAGPDAASAYAEALESPGQIATLIMPADVSWSDGGLVGEPVPARPVPTVDPAVINRICTVLRGGERAVLVVGGPAGREAGLRAAGRIAASTGVKVLLETYTPRLEHGAGVPSFERLASYPEQVAAQLDGVEQVIVAGTKVPVSFFAYPGKPSCLVPPGANTQILAEVGQDAVAALTALADLLDPASEPELPGSARPPLPTGPLTATNWAEVIGALLPERAIVVDETISSRGALAAATVGAPRHDVLTQCGGAMGEGMPLAIGAAIAAPDRPVVTLEGDGCAVYTLSALWTQARENLDITNVVLTNRSYAILREEWQHLVGTDVDPESNSLFDLTGPTIDYVKLAEGFGVPASRATTAEELAEQFSRALREPGPHVIEAIFPPVA; the protein is encoded by the coding sequence ATGAACGGTGCGGAGGCGGTCCTGCGTACGCTCGCCGGGTCGGGGATCGAGGTCTGCTTCGCCAACCCCGGCACCACCGAACTGCACCTGGTCCGGGCACTGGACACGGTCCCCGAGGTACGGCCCGTACTCGGGCTGTTCGAGGGTGTCGTCACCGGCGCCGCCGACGGGTACGCCCGGATGGCCGGCCGACCGGCCGCGACCCTGCTGCACCTGGGACCCGGTCTCGGACACGGGATGGCGAACCTGCACAACACCCGCCGGGCCAACTCGCCGATGGTCAACATCGTCGGCGACCACCCCAGCCGGCACCGGGTGCAGGACCCACCGCTGGAGTCGGACATCGCCGCCGTCGCCGGGACCCTTCGCGGCCCGGTCCGGCGCCCCGAGAACCCGGCCGGCGCCGGTCCCGACGCCGCGTCCGCGTACGCCGAGGCGCTCGAATCGCCGGGACAGATCGCCACGCTGATCATGCCGGCGGACGTCTCCTGGAGCGACGGTGGTTTGGTCGGTGAGCCGGTGCCGGCGCGGCCGGTGCCGACCGTCGACCCGGCGGTGATCAACCGGATCTGCACGGTGCTGCGCGGCGGCGAACGCGCCGTGCTGGTCGTCGGCGGACCGGCCGGACGGGAGGCGGGGCTGCGCGCCGCCGGCCGGATCGCCGCCAGCACCGGGGTTAAAGTGCTGCTGGAGACGTACACACCGAGGCTGGAGCACGGGGCCGGGGTGCCGTCGTTCGAGCGGTTGGCGTCCTATCCGGAGCAGGTCGCGGCGCAGCTCGACGGGGTCGAGCAGGTGATCGTCGCGGGCACGAAGGTGCCGGTGTCGTTCTTCGCCTACCCCGGCAAGCCGAGCTGCCTGGTGCCGCCGGGCGCGAACACCCAGATCCTGGCCGAGGTCGGTCAGGACGCCGTCGCCGCGCTGACCGCCCTCGCCGACCTGCTCGATCCGGCCAGCGAACCCGAGCTGCCCGGATCGGCCCGGCCGCCGCTGCCCACCGGCCCGCTCACCGCCACCAACTGGGCCGAGGTGATCGGCGCGCTGCTGCCCGAACGGGCGATCGTCGTCGACGAGACGATCAGCTCCCGAGGCGCGCTGGCCGCCGCGACCGTCGGCGCACCCCGGCACGACGTGCTGACCCAGTGCGGCGGCGCGATGGGCGAGGGGATGCCACTGGCGATCGGCGCCGCCATCGCCGCACCGGATCGCCCAGTGGTCACCCTGGAGGGCGACGGCTGCGCGGTCTACACCCTCTCCGCGCTCTGGACCCAGGCGCGGGAAAACCTGGACATCACCAACGTGGTCCTGACCAACCGCTCCTACGCCATCCTGCGCGAGGAGTGGCAGCACCTGGTCGGCACGGACGTCGACCCGGAGTCCAACAGCCTCTTCGACCTCACCGGGCCGACCATCGACTACGTCAAACTCGCCGAGGGCTTCGGGGTCCCGGCCAGCCGGGCCACCACCGCCGAGGAACTCGCCGAACAGTTCTCCCGCGCGCTGCGCGAACCCGGCCCACACGTGATCGAGGCGATCTTCCCACCGGTCGCCTGA